In a single window of the Methylophaga frappieri genome:
- a CDS encoding phosphoribulokinase, producing the protein MSVAHPIIAVTGSSGAGTSTVKQTFADIFAQLHLDAVMIQGDSFHRYDRQSMQAAVEHAAQAGWTLTHFGPQANDLVSLESLFANYAASGQGQYRHYVHDAAEAAQLGSPVGQFTSWQSVPPATDLLFYEGLHGAAVTDLVNIAQFADLLIGVAPVINLEWVQKIQRDCLNRGYSQQDVADIIEKRMPDYIRYITPQFSRTHINFQRLPLVDTANPFAVPAIPAAEESLCVIGFQTPPLEMGLYLSAIPSARQTSANSLVVPGPLMAEAMRVIIMPIIEKMIKNRREMS; encoded by the coding sequence ATGTCTGTTGCCCACCCGATCATTGCGGTAACCGGGTCTTCGGGGGCGGGCACGTCAACCGTTAAGCAAACCTTTGCCGATATTTTTGCTCAGTTACATCTCGATGCTGTGATGATTCAAGGCGACAGTTTTCATCGCTACGACAGGCAATCGATGCAAGCGGCGGTCGAACATGCTGCACAAGCCGGTTGGACATTGACCCATTTTGGTCCACAGGCCAATGATTTGGTGTCACTCGAAAGCTTGTTTGCCAATTATGCCGCATCGGGTCAAGGCCAGTATCGACATTATGTCCATGATGCGGCAGAAGCAGCTCAACTCGGCTCACCGGTAGGCCAATTCACCTCATGGCAGTCTGTCCCACCAGCAACTGATTTACTGTTTTATGAAGGGCTTCATGGTGCGGCGGTAACCGATTTAGTGAATATCGCGCAGTTTGCTGATTTACTTATTGGTGTGGCGCCAGTAATTAATTTGGAGTGGGTACAAAAAATCCAGCGTGATTGTTTAAATCGTGGCTACTCACAACAGGATGTTGCTGACATTATTGAAAAACGCATGCCGGATTATATTCGCTATATCACGCCGCAATTTTCTCGAACCCATATTAATTTTCAAAGGTTACCTTTGGTTGATACGGCCAATCCTTTTGCGGTGCCGGCTATTCCGGCTGCAGAAGAAAGTTTGTGTGTGATTGGCTTTCAAACCCCTCCGCTAGAGATGGGCTTGTACTTGTCAGCGATACCGTCTGCACGACAAACTTCTGCCAACTCGCTGGTGGTGCCGGGGCCACTGATGGCGGAAGCGATGCGGGTTATTATCATGCCGATAATTGAGAAAATGATTAAAAATAGGCGTGAAATGTCTTAA
- the hemF gene encoding oxygen-dependent coproporphyrinogen oxidase produces the protein MTEPNLKLVREYLLSLQDNICNELEKTDGQGRFVEDAWQRPAGGGGRTRVMQGGEVFEQGGVNFSEIFGDALPASASASRPELAGRRFTAMGVSLVMHPLNPYVPTSHANVRFFLAEKDNEPPIWWFGGGYDLTPYYGFEEDARHWHQTASQACQPFGEEVYSEFKKWCDSYFYLKHRDEARGIGGIFFDDLNQWGFVRSFDFIKAVGDSYIKAYQPIVKRRMTLPYGERERDFQCYRRGRYVEFNLVYDRGTLFGLQSGGRTESILMSMPPLVKWRYHWAPEPGTPEAQLYETFLPVRDWLAT, from the coding sequence ATGACAGAACCGAACTTAAAATTAGTACGTGAATACTTACTGTCATTACAAGATAATATTTGTAATGAGTTAGAAAAAACAGATGGTCAAGGCCGGTTTGTAGAAGACGCTTGGCAACGCCCAGCTGGTGGCGGTGGTCGAACTCGTGTGATGCAGGGCGGGGAAGTGTTTGAGCAAGGTGGTGTAAATTTTTCAGAAATTTTTGGCGATGCCTTGCCTGCTTCGGCCTCAGCCTCGCGTCCGGAACTCGCAGGACGACGTTTTACGGCAATGGGGGTGTCATTAGTCATGCATCCATTAAACCCCTATGTGCCCACTTCACATGCCAATGTGCGTTTTTTTCTGGCAGAGAAAGACAATGAGCCACCCATTTGGTGGTTCGGCGGTGGTTACGATTTAACGCCTTATTATGGGTTTGAAGAAGATGCGCGGCACTGGCATCAGACCGCCTCTCAGGCCTGTCAGCCATTTGGAGAAGAGGTGTATTCAGAGTTTAAAAAATGGTGTGACAGCTATTTTTATCTGAAACATCGTGATGAGGCGCGCGGCATCGGCGGGATCTTTTTTGATGATTTGAATCAGTGGGGCTTTGTGCGAAGTTTTGATTTCATCAAAGCCGTTGGCGATAGTTATATTAAAGCTTACCAACCGATCGTAAAACGTCGAATGACACTACCTTATGGCGAGCGTGAGCGAGATTTTCAATGTTACCGACGCGGTCGTTATGTTGAGTTTAACCTTGTCTATGATCGGGGCACCTTATTTGGACTTCAGTCTGGCGGCCGCACCGAATCCATATTAATGTCGATGCCGCCACTGGTTAAGTGGCGTTATCATTGGGCACCCGAGCCGGGTACCCCTGAAGCTCAACTTTATGAAACGTTCTTGCCCGTTCGAGACTGGTTGGCAACGTGA
- a CDS encoding DUF2238 domain-containing protein: MQKSLNAETCWGFFCVWLFVTLVCSSSRTRLKLPDHRSAIVLITMNFSTSEKVILAFTAFYTTAFAVFFIGEVNIEFIAYVVVIIFIFVLLYGTLDKTKIPAPILAGISLWGLLHMLGGSVQTADGVLYAWKIFPFFDGGGEFYILKFDQVVHAYLYAIIALLFLHLLRNYFGNKHSQLLIGFIAIMAALGVSAVNEMLEFIAVLTVPDNGVGGYHNTLLDIVFNFAGALFAVLGFYLWHHILERDA; the protein is encoded by the coding sequence ATGCAAAAAAGCCTCAACGCGGAAACGTGTTGGGGCTTTTTTTGTGTCTGGCTTTTCGTCACTCTGGTGTGTTCTTCAAGCAGGACTCGGCTAAAACTTCCCGACCACAGAAGTGCTATAGTTCTGATTACTATGAATTTCTCAACATCTGAAAAAGTCATACTCGCCTTTACCGCATTTTATACCACTGCTTTTGCGGTGTTTTTTATTGGTGAAGTCAATATTGAGTTCATTGCTTACGTCGTTGTCATCATCTTCATATTTGTGCTGCTATATGGCACGCTCGATAAAACGAAAATCCCCGCCCCGATTTTGGCTGGCATCTCGCTATGGGGGCTGCTGCATATGCTAGGCGGCAGTGTTCAAACAGCAGATGGTGTGCTTTACGCGTGGAAAATCTTCCCTTTCTTTGATGGTGGTGGCGAATTTTACATTCTTAAATTTGACCAAGTTGTCCACGCCTATCTGTATGCCATCATCGCCCTTTTATTCCTTCACTTACTGCGTAATTACTTCGGCAATAAACATAGTCAGCTGCTTATTGGCTTCATTGCGATCATGGCTGCGTTAGGTGTCAGTGCTGTCAATGAAATGCTCGAGTTTATTGCCGTTTTAACAGTGCCTGATAATGGCGTCGGCGGTTATCACAATACCTTGCTGGATATTGTTTTTAACTTTGCCGGGGCCTTGTTTGCTGTACTGGGATTTTACCTGTGGCATCACATTTTAGAGCGAGATGCTTAG
- a CDS encoding L-threonylcarbamoyladenylate synthase has translation MQKKSFTGFRVRQAVKALQAGGVIAYPTEAVYGLGCDPDDEIALLELLQIKQRPFDKGLILISADFNQLQDYILPLPAAMLQQVMSSWPGPNTWLVPARPDINPLLSGGRDTLAVRVTDHPLAASLCRAFGKPLVSTSANLTGREPVKTGYQVRWQLPKLDYILAGPCGGQLRPSTIRDAKTGAVLR, from the coding sequence ATGCAAAAAAAGTCTTTTACCGGTTTTCGAGTTCGACAAGCAGTCAAGGCCCTGCAAGCCGGCGGCGTTATTGCCTATCCCACTGAGGCGGTTTATGGCTTGGGCTGTGATCCAGACGATGAAATAGCCTTGCTCGAGTTGTTGCAAATTAAACAACGCCCTTTTGATAAAGGTTTGATCCTGATCAGTGCTGATTTTAATCAATTGCAGGACTATATCTTGCCACTGCCTGCAGCAATGTTGCAGCAGGTTATGTCCAGTTGGCCGGGTCCAAATACGTGGTTAGTTCCTGCCAGACCAGACATCAATCCGCTACTTAGCGGGGGGCGAGACACATTAGCCGTGCGGGTAACGGATCATCCTTTGGCGGCGAGTTTGTGCCGGGCATTTGGTAAACCACTGGTCTCTACCAGTGCCAATTTAACGGGACGTGAGCCAGTAAAAACCGGTTATCAGGTGCGTTGGCAACTGCCCAAACTTGACTATATTCTGGCTGGCCCCTGTGGCGGTCAGCTGCGTCCTAGCACGATTCGGGATGCGAAAACGGGAGCCGTTTTACGATGA
- the purD gene encoding phosphoribosylamine--glycine ligase: MKILVIGNGGREHALAWKLSQSAQCETVFVAPGNPGTAAEPGIQNVPIAVDGISDLVAFAQQEAIDLTVVGPELPLVAGVVDAFQNANLRCFGPTQAAAQLEASKSFTKDFLARHHIPTASYQVFTEVHSATKYIETQGAPIVVKADGLAAGKGVIVAQTEAEAIAAVEDMLSGNKFGEAGSRVVIEDFMTGEEASFIVMVDGNNVLPLATSQDHKPRDDGDKGPNTGGMGAYSPAPVVTDAVFQRIMDEVIYPTVRGMAADGRPYTGFLYAGLMIDSLGAPKVVEFNCRFGDPETQPIMMRLKSDLAMLCLAALDKKLDTVSAEWDERAAIGVVMAAGGYPDTYRKGDVITGLDLAAATSAKVFHAGTQQQGGAVVTAGGRVLCVTALGKSVSEAQHNAYDALDMIHWQDAYFRRDIGYRAVAREQPDN, encoded by the coding sequence ATGAAAATATTGGTAATTGGTAATGGTGGTCGTGAGCATGCGCTGGCCTGGAAGCTGAGTCAGTCGGCGCAATGCGAAACTGTATTTGTGGCGCCGGGTAATCCGGGCACTGCCGCAGAGCCGGGTATTCAAAATGTGCCGATTGCCGTTGATGGCATTTCAGACTTAGTGGCTTTTGCTCAACAAGAAGCGATTGATCTGACGGTCGTTGGGCCTGAGCTCCCCTTGGTTGCCGGTGTTGTTGATGCATTTCAAAATGCGAATTTGCGCTGTTTTGGGCCAACACAAGCGGCAGCACAGCTTGAAGCCTCAAAGAGTTTTACCAAAGATTTTTTGGCCCGTCATCATATTCCAACGGCATCCTATCAGGTGTTTACAGAGGTGCATTCCGCGACAAAATATATTGAAACGCAAGGCGCCCCAATTGTTGTGAAAGCGGATGGCTTAGCGGCTGGCAAAGGGGTGATTGTTGCGCAAACGGAAGCAGAGGCAATCGCGGCTGTTGAAGATATGTTGTCAGGGAACAAATTTGGTGAGGCCGGCAGCCGTGTTGTGATTGAAGATTTCATGACTGGGGAAGAGGCCAGTTTTATTGTTATGGTGGATGGCAACAATGTTTTACCTCTTGCCACCTCACAGGATCACAAACCCCGGGATGATGGTGATAAAGGGCCAAATACCGGCGGGATGGGGGCTTATTCTCCCGCTCCAGTCGTCACTGATGCGGTTTTTCAACGCATTATGGACGAAGTCATATATCCAACAGTGCGTGGTATGGCTGCTGATGGCCGACCTTACACCGGGTTTTTATATGCTGGATTGATGATTGATAGTCTGGGTGCGCCGAAAGTCGTAGAGTTCAATTGCCGGTTTGGTGATCCAGAGACGCAGCCAATTATGATGCGCCTAAAATCTGATCTGGCTATGTTGTGTTTAGCCGCGCTTGATAAGAAACTGGACACGGTTTCCGCTGAATGGGATGAGCGGGCTGCCATTGGAGTGGTGATGGCTGCTGGTGGATACCCGGATACTTATCGTAAAGGCGATGTGATAACCGGTCTGGATTTAGCTGCTGCAACCTCGGCCAAAGTGTTTCATGCTGGTACACAGCAACAGGGGGGGGCGGTTGTCACGGCAGGAGGGCGTGTTTTGTGTGTCACAGCACTGGGCAAGTCTGTTTCCGAAGCACAGCATAATGCCTATGACGCATTAGACATGATTCATTGGCAGGATGCGTATTTTCGTCGTGATATTGGTTATCGCGCGGTGGCAAGGGAGCAGCCGGATAATTAA